The Elaeis guineensis isolate ETL-2024a chromosome 13, EG11, whole genome shotgun sequence genome includes a region encoding these proteins:
- the LOC109504842 gene encoding indole-3-pyruvate monooxygenase YUCCA6, producing MTIRLRRALVQCKVTSVKQDSSLIREIKFYGPLMKSNLKQVWVTGPIIVGAGPSGLATAACLKEKGIPSLILEKENCIASSWKLRTYDRLKLHLPKQFCELPLMPFPPAFPTYPTKQQFISYLEAYAEHFSVKPLFGMKVRCAEYDPSIGFWRVEANNLEFICRWLIVATGENDEAILPEITGMSEFQGQVLHTSFYKNADDFKRKKVLVVGCGNSGMEVCLDLCNNGVQASMVVRDKLHILPREILGISTFGLSMWLIKWFPMKLADEFLLLCSWLILGDTKKYGLTRPNIGPLKLKITTGKTPVLDVGTLSKIKNGQIKVVPGIDCFTHKGVEFVDGKQEDYDAVILATGYRSNVASWLKEGFPHGWRGKNQLYATGFTRRGLLGSSMDANRTAEDIARQWNSKTKQHLPLKL from the exons ATGACAATTAGACTAAGGAGAGCCCTGGTGCAGTGCAAAGTCACTTCAGTGAAGCAAGACTCATCTCTCATCCGGGAAATCAAATTTTATGGTCCACTGATGAAATCGAATCTAAAGCAGGTTTGGGTGACCGGGCCAATAATTGTAGGAGCTGGACCTTCGGGCCTGGCTACCGCAGCATGCCTCAAAGAGAAAGGTATCCCTTCCTTGATACTTGAGAAGGAAAACTGCATTGCCTCATCATGGAAGCTTAGGACTTACGACCGCCTGAAGCTTCATCTCCCCAAGCAATTTTGTGAACTACCTCTCATGCCTTTCCCACCAGCCTTCCCAACATACCCAACAAAACAGCAGTTCATAAGCTACTTGGAAGCCTATGCTGAGCATTTCTCAGTAAAGCCCTTGTTTGGAATGAAGGTACGATGTGCCGAATATGATCCAAGCATCGGCTTTTGGCGGGTGGAGGCCAATAACCTGGAATTCATATGTCGATGGCTCATAGTCGCAACGGGGGAGAATGATGAGGCCATATTGCCGGAGATCACCGGGATGTCAGAGTTTCAAGGACAGGTCCTGCACACCAGTTTCTACAAGAATGCAGATGATTTTAAAAGGAAGAAGGTTCTGGTGGTGGGTTGTGGAAATTCGGGCATGGAAGTTTGCTTGGACCTGTGTAACAATGGAGTTCAAGCCTCTATGGTTGTTAGAGATAAG TTGCACATCTTGCCAAGGGAAATACTGGGGATTTCAACCTTTGGGCTGTCCATGTGGCTGATCAAATGGTTTCCTATGAAATTGGCTGATGAGTTCCTCCTCTTATGCTCGTGGCTGATTCTTGGGGATACAAAGAAATATGGGCTCACTCGACCCAATATTGGGCCCCTGAAACTAAAGATCACCACTGGGAAGACCCCGGTTCTAGATGTTGGTACTCTCTCAAAGATCAAAAATGGCCAAATTAAG GTGGTCCCTGGCATTGACTGCTTTACGCATAAAGGTGTGGAATTCGTGGATGGCAAACAGGAGGACTACGATGCAGTCATCCTAGCAACAGGCTATAGAAGCAACGTAGCTTCATGGCTCAAG GAGGGTTTTCCTCACGGTTGGAGAGGAAAGAATCAACTTTATGCGACAGGGTTCACCAGGAGAGGATTATTGGGATCTTCGATGGATGCCAATAGGACAGCAGAGGACATTGCCCGCCAATGGAATTCCAAGACCAAGCAGCATCTTCCTTTGAAGTTGTAG